The proteins below come from a single Oerskovia jenensis genomic window:
- a CDS encoding MFS transporter: MSAEHGTSAAKDGGETGRADGGGPRTPGPSGIFDRRLVGGVYVPTFVFEAGVSAIVPVVALSAISMGAGIALAGFVVALLGLGQIAGDVPAGAFAARFGDRRAMMTAAAASIVGLVACALAPNLWVLGAGVFCVGMTNAVFMLARQAYLTEVTPVLKRARALSTLAGTHRIGAFVGPFAAAAVLWAWDLPAVYWLAVGTSVVAGLVTALVPDVAAGSTAHRRSVAPVSFRTVLAANWRVFATLGIAVVMVGATRAARQVVLPLWSEHLGFSPATTSVIFGLSGAVDMLLFYPAGRVMDRWGRLWVAIPCMVVLGGAIVVLPLTTTVAGVAVVAMVMGFGNGIGSGILMTLGADVAPPDVRAQFLGIWRLFQDSGTALGPLVVSAGAALGSLAGGIVASGTVGLLGAVALARWVPRWSVHANRTTRRRAGIES; this comes from the coding sequence ATGAGCGCAGAGCACGGCACGAGCGCGGCGAAGGACGGCGGCGAGACCGGCCGGGCGGACGGCGGCGGTCCCCGTACCCCGGGACCGTCCGGCATCTTCGACCGCCGGCTCGTGGGTGGCGTGTACGTCCCGACGTTCGTGTTCGAGGCGGGGGTGAGCGCGATCGTCCCCGTGGTCGCGCTGAGCGCGATCTCGATGGGGGCAGGGATAGCGCTGGCGGGCTTCGTCGTCGCGCTGCTGGGGCTCGGGCAGATCGCCGGGGACGTCCCGGCCGGGGCGTTCGCTGCGCGGTTCGGTGACAGGCGGGCCATGATGACGGCCGCAGCCGCCTCGATCGTCGGCCTCGTGGCGTGCGCGCTCGCCCCCAACCTGTGGGTCCTGGGCGCCGGGGTCTTCTGCGTCGGCATGACCAACGCGGTGTTCATGCTCGCCCGGCAGGCCTACCTGACCGAGGTCACGCCCGTGCTCAAGCGGGCCCGGGCGCTGTCGACGCTCGCGGGCACGCACCGCATCGGGGCGTTCGTGGGACCGTTCGCGGCGGCCGCGGTGCTGTGGGCGTGGGACCTCCCGGCGGTGTACTGGCTCGCGGTCGGCACGAGCGTGGTCGCCGGACTGGTGACGGCCCTCGTGCCCGACGTCGCTGCCGGCTCCACGGCCCACCGGCGGTCGGTGGCGCCCGTCAGCTTCCGGACGGTGCTGGCCGCGAACTGGCGTGTCTTCGCGACGCTCGGGATCGCGGTCGTCATGGTCGGGGCGACGCGTGCGGCCCGCCAGGTCGTGCTGCCCTTGTGGTCCGAGCACCTGGGGTTCAGCCCCGCCACGACGAGCGTGATCTTCGGGCTCTCGGGGGCCGTGGACATGCTCCTGTTCTACCCCGCGGGCAGGGTCATGGACCGGTGGGGCAGGCTGTGGGTCGCGATCCCGTGCATGGTCGTCCTCGGCGGGGCGATCGTCGTGCTGCCGCTGACGACCACGGTCGCCGGGGTGGCCGTGGTCGCGATGGTCATGGGATTCGGCAACGGGATCGGGTCGGGCATCCTCATGACGCTCGGCGCGGACGTCGCACCCCCGGACGTGCGCGCGCAGTTCCTCGGGATCTGGCGGCTCTTCCAGGACTCCGGGACCGCGCTCGGCCCGCTCGTGGTGTCGGCCGGCGCCGCGCTGGGGAGCCTCGCGGGCGGGATCGTCGCGTCGGGGACCGTCGGCCTGCTCGGCGCGGTCGCGCTCGCGAGGTGGGTCCCACGGTGGTCGGTCCATGCGAACCGGACCACGCGCCGTCGGGCGGGGATCGAGAGCTAG
- a CDS encoding DUF2530 domain-containing protein has translation MISLLIHPERRRPNPPALRVDLRPVILVGMSLWAVALLVSVVLVVLDRASFELPATCAAGIVLGIIGLGWERRNRSEYRSRADESAEIPPENPA, from the coding sequence ATGATCTCCTTGCTGATCCACCCCGAGCGGCGCCGCCCCAACCCGCCGGCGCTGCGCGTCGACCTGCGCCCCGTGATCCTGGTCGGAATGAGCCTGTGGGCCGTCGCCCTGCTGGTCTCGGTCGTCCTGGTCGTCCTCGACCGGGCGTCGTTCGAGCTTCCCGCGACCTGTGCGGCCGGGATCGTGCTGGGCATCATCGGGCTCGGTTGGGAACGCCGCAACCGGAGCGAGTACCGCTCCCGCGCCGACGAGTCGGCCGAGATCCCCCCCGAGAACCCCGCCTAG
- a CDS encoding sugar transferase: MAGSVIHDSRRGLRHILTAAPPGPFRAVRAAFASVTWERSYRIRLVVTDVLAITVGVTAAYFLRWDQFISQPVRENLFLPYLALSVLIGLAWAGSLAFAKTRDVRVVGSGPTEYQRVFDASWRLFGVLAILAFLLRFQEARGYLIFAFPLGLAGLLLGRYLWRQWLHGKRTAGSHRTAVLAIGHRDQAERLIRDLNDRDSSGYRVVAVCTPSGRAGEGDAILGVPVLGDLRSAGEIAARVGAGCVAVSGSDAVTADVVRHLSWELEPFGVDLMLTTELVDVAGPRITITPAESVSLLHVDAPRFSGPKFVVKSISDWFGAALLTFLLLPVLIAVGLAVRLTSRGPVFYSQQRVGRNGETFSMLKFRSMRVGSDLDLTALAADNEGSGPLFKIRNDPRVTTVGRFIRRYSLDELPQIFNVLRGDMSLVGPRPPLPREVSTYEKKVRRRLLVKPGLTGLWQVGGRSDLSWEESVRLDVYYVENWTLFGDILILARTARAVVSGSGAY; the protein is encoded by the coding sequence ATGGCCGGAAGCGTCATTCACGACTCGCGTCGTGGACTCCGCCACATCCTGACAGCAGCGCCACCCGGCCCCTTCCGGGCGGTTCGCGCCGCGTTCGCGTCGGTCACGTGGGAGCGGTCGTACCGGATCCGCCTCGTCGTCACCGACGTCCTCGCGATCACGGTCGGCGTCACCGCGGCCTACTTCCTGCGGTGGGACCAGTTCATCAGCCAGCCCGTCCGGGAGAACCTGTTCCTCCCGTACCTCGCGCTCAGCGTCCTGATCGGCCTCGCCTGGGCAGGATCTCTCGCGTTCGCCAAGACGCGGGACGTCCGGGTCGTGGGCAGCGGGCCCACCGAGTACCAGCGAGTCTTCGACGCGTCCTGGCGCCTCTTCGGCGTCCTGGCGATCCTCGCCTTCCTGCTGAGGTTCCAGGAGGCCCGCGGCTACCTGATCTTCGCGTTCCCGCTCGGTCTCGCCGGCCTGCTCCTGGGGCGCTACCTCTGGCGTCAGTGGCTGCACGGCAAGCGGACCGCGGGGTCCCACCGGACCGCCGTCCTCGCGATCGGGCACCGGGACCAGGCCGAGCGCCTGATCCGCGACCTGAACGACCGGGACAGCTCCGGGTACCGGGTCGTCGCCGTGTGCACCCCGAGCGGGCGCGCGGGCGAGGGGGACGCCATCCTGGGCGTGCCCGTCCTCGGCGACCTCCGCTCGGCCGGCGAGATCGCGGCACGGGTCGGTGCCGGGTGCGTCGCGGTGAGCGGGTCGGACGCCGTGACCGCGGACGTCGTGCGCCACCTCAGCTGGGAGCTCGAGCCCTTCGGCGTCGACCTGATGCTGACGACGGAGCTGGTCGACGTGGCCGGGCCGCGCATCACGATCACCCCGGCAGAGTCCGTGTCGCTCCTGCACGTCGACGCGCCCCGGTTCAGCGGCCCCAAGTTCGTGGTCAAGTCGATCTCGGACTGGTTCGGCGCCGCGCTCCTGACGTTCCTCCTCCTGCCCGTCCTGATCGCGGTCGGCCTCGCGGTGCGGCTCACGAGCCGCGGGCCGGTCTTCTACTCCCAGCAGCGCGTGGGACGCAACGGCGAGACGTTCTCGATGCTCAAGTTCCGCTCGATGCGCGTCGGGTCGGACCTGGACCTCACCGCGCTCGCCGCGGACAACGAGGGTTCGGGGCCGCTCTTCAAGATCCGCAACGATCCTCGTGTCACGACCGTGGGGCGCTTCATCCGTCGCTACTCGCTCGACGAGCTGCCGCAGATCTTCAACGTCCTGCGGGGCGACATGAGCCTCGTGGGGCCCCGCCCGCCGCTGCCGCGCGAGGTCAGCACGTACGAGAAGAAGGTGCGCAGGCGCCTGCTCGTCAAGCCCGGCCTGACGGGCCTGTGGCAGGTCGGTGGACGCTCGGACCTGTCCTGGGAGGAGAGCGTGCGCCTCGACGTCTACTACGTCGAGAACTGGACGCTGTTCGGGGACATCCTCATCCTGGCGCGCACGGCGAGAGCCGTCGTCTCGGGGAGCGGGGCGTACTGA
- a CDS encoding NCS2 family permease, with translation MTTTTDEREAPPRSSGIDRFFKITERGSTIGAEIRGGLVTFFAMSYIIILNPIILGTAPDGTGQFLGGGADGANFPMIAATTALVAGVMTIAMGVFANYPMALAAGLGLNAVVAFTIASIPEVTWADAMGIVVIEGLIILVLVLTGFREAVFRAVPVELKTAISVGIGLFIALVGLVNAGFVAAGGGTPLQLGATGSLAGWPILVFVVGLVLMIVLWVRKVRGAILISILAATVVAVVIQAVAGVGTKGGGAANGWSLNAPELDGSPVAVPDFGLLGQFSLLGSIEKVGIVTVVLLVFSLLLADFFDTMGTMVAVGAEGKLLDETGNPPKSRAILIVDSVAAAAGGAASVSSNTSYVESTTGVGEGARTGLAAVVTGIAFLLATFLSPLVALVPSEAAAPALVLVGFLMMTQITGIKWTNVEVAIPAFLTIALMPFTYSITAGIGAGFLAFVVIKLALGKIKAIHPLMWVSAVAFIIYFTLDPISDALGV, from the coding sequence ATGACCACCACGACTGACGAGCGCGAAGCCCCCCCGCGTTCCAGCGGCATCGACCGCTTCTTCAAGATCACCGAGCGCGGCTCGACCATCGGCGCCGAGATCCGTGGCGGTCTCGTCACGTTCTTCGCGATGTCCTACATCATCATCCTCAACCCGATCATCCTCGGGACGGCCCCCGACGGTACGGGCCAGTTCCTGGGTGGCGGCGCGGACGGCGCGAACTTCCCGATGATCGCCGCGACCACGGCACTCGTCGCGGGCGTCATGACGATCGCGATGGGTGTCTTCGCGAACTACCCCATGGCCCTGGCGGCCGGGCTCGGCCTCAACGCGGTCGTGGCCTTCACGATCGCGTCGATCCCCGAGGTCACCTGGGCCGACGCGATGGGCATCGTCGTCATCGAGGGCCTCATCATCCTCGTGCTGGTCCTCACCGGCTTCCGCGAGGCGGTCTTCCGCGCGGTCCCGGTCGAGCTCAAGACGGCGATCAGCGTCGGCATCGGCCTGTTCATCGCCCTGGTCGGCCTGGTCAACGCCGGATTCGTCGCCGCGGGCGGCGGCACGCCGCTCCAGCTCGGTGCGACCGGTTCGCTCGCGGGCTGGCCCATCCTCGTCTTCGTCGTCGGTCTGGTCCTCATGATCGTGCTGTGGGTCCGCAAGGTCCGGGGCGCGATCCTCATCTCGATCCTCGCCGCGACCGTCGTCGCGGTGGTCATCCAGGCGGTCGCCGGGGTCGGTACCAAGGGCGGCGGCGCGGCGAACGGCTGGAGCCTGAACGCACCCGAGCTCGACGGCAGCCCGGTCGCGGTGCCCGACTTCGGTCTCCTCGGCCAGTTCTCCCTCCTCGGGTCGATCGAGAAGGTCGGCATCGTCACGGTCGTCCTGCTCGTCTTCTCGCTCCTGCTCGCCGACTTCTTCGACACCATGGGCACCATGGTCGCCGTCGGCGCCGAGGGCAAGCTGCTCGACGAGACGGGCAACCCGCCCAAGTCGCGCGCGATCCTCATCGTCGACTCGGTCGCCGCCGCGGCCGGTGGCGCCGCGAGCGTCTCGTCCAACACGAGCTACGTGGAGTCCACGACCGGTGTGGGCGAGGGGGCACGCACGGGCCTCGCGGCCGTCGTGACGGGCATCGCCTTCCTCCTGGCGACCTTCCTGTCGCCGCTCGTCGCCCTGGTCCCGAGCGAGGCGGCCGCTCCGGCACTCGTCCTCGTCGGCTTCCTCATGATGACGCAGATCACGGGCATCAAGTGGACGAACGTCGAGGTCGCGATCCCCGCGTTCCTCACGATCGCCCTCATGCCCTTCACCTACTCGATCACCGCCGGCATCGGTGCGGGCTTCCTGGCCTTCGTGGTCATCAAGCTGGCTCTCGGCAAGATCAAGGCGATCCACCCGCTCATGTGGGTCTCCGCGGTCGCGTTCATCATCTACTTCACCCTCGACCCGATCAGCGACGCCCTGGGCGTCTGA
- the manA gene encoding mannose-6-phosphate isomerase, class I has protein sequence MSLPILRLTPTLQSYDWGSRSALHALLGVEQDGEPLAELWMGAHPKGPSSASADGGPSASLADLIRNDPVQMLGQRVLDDYGPRLPYLLKVLAADRALSLQVHPQPHRARAGFNRENREGVPRDSPERSFHDDQHKPEMVVAVSRFEGLSGFRRPVRILELMDGLGGELVAGMRAALEAQPSAAGLRDALTLALHARTMPDVAADLARTVADVEARLNAGTTSPRADATVVALAEQHPGDPGALVSLMLNRVTLEPGESMFVPAGHVHAYLSGCAVEIMSSSDNVLRAGLTTKHVDVESLLGCVTYAPGPAARPRVRRVGAVPATTERRDLPEADGGLREYRASISEFALVMGEVGPDAVPLPAEGPRIVLALDGLLELGPAQAGESSSRGPAGWTPLGPGQSVFVPHGAGALVVRGSGHVVVAYVP, from the coding sequence ATGAGCCTCCCGATCCTGCGCCTGACGCCCACCCTCCAGTCCTACGACTGGGGTTCGAGGAGCGCGCTCCACGCGCTCCTGGGGGTGGAGCAGGACGGTGAGCCTCTCGCCGAGCTGTGGATGGGGGCACATCCGAAGGGCCCGTCGTCGGCTTCGGCCGACGGCGGGCCTTCGGCGTCCCTCGCGGACCTGATCCGCAACGACCCGGTCCAGATGCTCGGGCAGCGTGTGCTCGACGACTACGGTCCACGGCTGCCCTATCTGCTGAAGGTGCTCGCGGCGGACCGCGCGCTGTCGTTGCAGGTGCACCCGCAGCCGCACCGGGCGCGTGCCGGGTTCAACCGGGAGAACCGGGAGGGCGTCCCCCGCGACTCGCCGGAGCGCAGCTTCCACGACGACCAGCACAAGCCCGAGATGGTCGTGGCCGTCTCCCGGTTCGAGGGCCTCTCCGGGTTCCGGCGGCCGGTGCGCATCCTGGAGCTGATGGACGGTCTGGGCGGCGAGCTCGTCGCCGGCATGAGGGCCGCGCTCGAGGCGCAGCCCTCGGCGGCCGGCCTGCGGGACGCGCTCACGCTCGCGCTGCACGCACGCACCATGCCCGACGTCGCCGCGGACCTCGCGAGGACCGTCGCCGACGTGGAGGCGCGCCTGAACGCGGGCACGACGTCGCCGCGCGCCGACGCGACCGTCGTCGCCCTCGCGGAGCAGCACCCGGGAGATCCCGGTGCGCTGGTGTCGTTGATGCTCAACCGGGTCACGCTCGAGCCCGGGGAGTCGATGTTCGTCCCGGCCGGTCACGTGCACGCCTACCTGTCGGGGTGTGCTGTCGAGATCATGTCGAGCTCGGACAACGTGCTGCGCGCGGGGCTGACCACCAAGCACGTGGACGTCGAGTCGCTCCTGGGATGCGTGACCTACGCCCCGGGGCCGGCAGCACGGCCGCGGGTCCGGCGCGTGGGTGCTGTTCCGGCGACGACGGAGCGGCGCGATCTGCCGGAGGCGGACGGTGGGCTGCGGGAGTACCGGGCATCGATCTCGGAGTTCGCGCTGGTCATGGGAGAGGTGGGCCCGGACGCCGTGCCCCTGCCGGCCGAGGGGCCGAGGATCGTCCTCGCTCTGGACGGGCTCCTCGAGCTGGGCCCTGCGCAGGCGGGCGAGAGCTCGTCGCGGGGGCCGGCCGGGTGGACGCCCCTGGGCCCGGGACAGTCGGTGTTCGTCCCGCACGGTGCGGGTGCGCTGGTGGTGCGAGGCTCGGGCCACGTGGTGGTCGCCTACGTGCCGTGA
- a CDS encoding glycosyltransferase, which yields MTSRSGGGLRAVRRALWHLRHGGISQLRTFLHRRDPGPGNARGGRGGYLGRDGLTFDPWNLGDRPPSRPDLRVGVILDDFSRLAFEFEWDQVLLEPSSWRKVLSTDPVDLLFVESAWNGNRGAWQFHLTGASAPRPELVELVSYCREHGIPTVFWNKEDPVHFEEFLDTAALFDQVCTTDVARVPDYVSRLGHDRVSVLTFAAQPAIHNPVRAHGRGPGRDVAFAGMYFAHKYPERREQMDLLLGGALDASPRMEHGLEIFSRFRGGDEKYQFPEPLAGRVVGSLDYERMLTAYREYKVFLNVNSIVDSPSMCARRVFEITACGTPVVTTPSRAIGDVFPADEVFVVGDRAEAADTVRALVRSAELRDRATHLGQRRIWDGHTYGHRVQDVLHRVGLAETAAVRRPTVTVLLSTNRPHRLGHALRTIGGQRGVPVQLALLTHGFEVDEKAVRGDAAVAGIEDLVLLSAGSDVSLGGCLNRLVAAADGDVVAKMDDDDLYGAQYLSDQLYAMAYSGAEVVGKQAHYMYVEGLDATLLRFEDREHRFTDRVMGPTIVVERGLAAATPFRDVGRGEDTAFLRDVVDAGAHVYSADRFNFVQVRSGAGAHTWTVSDAELLASGRVEFYGRADSHVLV from the coding sequence GTGACTTCTCGCAGCGGAGGAGGGCTCCGCGCAGTGCGCCGAGCGCTCTGGCACCTTCGGCACGGTGGAATCTCCCAGCTCAGGACCTTCCTGCACCGGCGGGACCCGGGGCCCGGGAACGCCCGCGGTGGTCGCGGCGGGTACCTCGGCAGGGACGGACTGACGTTCGACCCCTGGAACCTGGGGGACCGTCCGCCCTCGCGGCCGGACCTGCGGGTCGGGGTGATCCTCGACGACTTCTCTCGGCTCGCGTTCGAGTTCGAGTGGGATCAGGTCCTGCTCGAACCGTCGTCCTGGCGCAAGGTGCTGAGCACCGACCCCGTCGACCTGCTCTTCGTCGAGTCCGCCTGGAACGGCAACCGCGGCGCCTGGCAGTTCCACCTGACGGGTGCGTCGGCACCGCGCCCCGAGCTCGTGGAGCTCGTGTCCTACTGCCGTGAGCACGGGATCCCGACGGTCTTCTGGAACAAGGAGGACCCGGTCCACTTCGAGGAGTTCCTCGACACCGCAGCGTTGTTCGACCAGGTCTGCACGACCGACGTCGCTCGGGTGCCCGACTACGTGAGTCGTCTCGGGCACGACCGCGTGAGCGTCCTGACCTTCGCCGCGCAGCCCGCGATCCACAACCCCGTGCGGGCCCACGGGCGGGGCCCGGGACGCGACGTCGCCTTCGCCGGGATGTACTTCGCCCACAAGTACCCGGAGCGGCGCGAGCAGATGGACCTGCTGCTGGGAGGTGCGCTCGACGCCTCCCCGCGCATGGAGCACGGCCTGGAGATCTTCTCCCGCTTCCGGGGCGGGGACGAGAAGTACCAGTTTCCGGAGCCCCTGGCAGGCCGTGTCGTGGGGTCGTTGGACTACGAGCGGATGCTCACGGCGTACCGCGAGTACAAGGTGTTCCTCAACGTGAACTCGATCGTCGACTCGCCGAGCATGTGCGCTCGCAGGGTCTTCGAGATCACGGCGTGCGGGACGCCGGTGGTGACGACGCCGAGCCGTGCGATCGGCGACGTCTTCCCGGCCGACGAGGTGTTCGTCGTCGGCGACCGCGCGGAGGCCGCCGACACGGTCCGTGCGCTCGTCCGCTCCGCAGAGCTCCGGGATCGCGCGACGCACCTCGGACAGCGCAGGATCTGGGACGGGCACACGTACGGGCACCGGGTGCAGGACGTGCTGCACCGCGTCGGCCTCGCGGAGACCGCCGCGGTCCGACGACCCACGGTGACGGTCCTGCTCTCGACCAACCGCCCGCACCGGCTCGGGCACGCCCTGCGGACGATCGGTGGACAGCGTGGCGTGCCGGTCCAGCTCGCGCTGCTGACCCACGGGTTCGAGGTCGACGAGAAGGCGGTGCGGGGTGACGCCGCGGTCGCGGGCATAGAGGACCTCGTGCTCCTTTCCGCAGGCTCCGACGTCTCGCTCGGTGGGTGTCTCAACCGGCTCGTCGCCGCAGCCGACGGCGACGTCGTCGCCAAGATGGACGACGACGACCTCTACGGGGCGCAGTACCTCTCGGACCAGCTGTACGCGATGGCCTACAGCGGCGCGGAGGTCGTCGGCAAGCAGGCTCACTACATGTACGTCGAGGGGCTGGACGCCACGCTGCTGCGCTTCGAGGACCGGGAGCACCGCTTCACCGACCGGGTGATGGGGCCGACGATCGTCGTCGAGCGCGGCCTGGCGGCGGCGACGCCCTTCCGCGACGTGGGTCGCGGCGAGGACACCGCGTTCCTGCGGGACGTCGTGGACGCGGGAGCGCACGTCTACTCGGCCGACCGTTTCAACTTCGTCCAGGTGCGCTCCGGGGCCGGCGCGCACACCTGGACGGTGTCCGACGCCGAGCTGCTGGCGAGCGGTCGTGTCGAGTTCTACGGACGTGCGGACTCGCACGTCCTGGTCTGA
- the wecC gene encoding UDP-N-acetyl-D-mannosamine dehydrogenase has translation MGISAVAVIGLGYIGLPTAAILASQDVSVLGVDINQRTVDAVNRGDVPFVEPDLATYVAGAVTQGKLRAALVPSPADAFIVAVPTPFTDDRRPDLSYVRAAAQAIAPHLQGGELLILESTSPPGTTQRMADWILEARPDLSLDGSGDRPNIHVAHCPERVLPGRVMIELVTNDRIVGGLTTEAAERARDLYQLFCQGEIHLTNAVTAEMAKLVENSFRDVNIAFANELSMISDNLGIDVWELIDLANHHPRVNILKPGPGVGGHCIAVDPWFIVDTAPEDARLIRTAREVNDARPRWVVEKTTRRVSHLDRPTVAALGLAFKADIDDLRESPAVAIVREIAETMPRARVVVVEPHIDDLPSELKSLDNVELVDLELALEVADTTILLVDHAVFRSSASRLRHLESLIDTRGLASSWSP, from the coding sequence ATGGGTATCAGCGCGGTAGCGGTGATCGGACTGGGATACATCGGTCTCCCTACAGCAGCGATCCTTGCGTCGCAAGACGTCAGTGTCCTGGGCGTCGACATCAACCAGCGGACCGTCGACGCCGTCAATCGTGGCGATGTACCGTTCGTCGAGCCCGACCTCGCGACGTACGTCGCGGGCGCGGTGACGCAGGGCAAGCTCAGAGCAGCGCTCGTGCCGTCGCCCGCTGATGCCTTCATCGTGGCGGTCCCGACGCCCTTCACGGACGACAGAAGGCCAGACCTGTCCTATGTCCGGGCCGCCGCTCAGGCGATCGCCCCCCATCTGCAGGGTGGTGAGCTTCTGATCCTCGAGTCGACGTCTCCCCCCGGCACGACGCAGCGGATGGCGGACTGGATTCTCGAGGCCCGTCCGGACCTGAGCCTGGACGGTTCGGGTGACCGTCCGAACATCCATGTTGCGCACTGCCCTGAGCGCGTCCTCCCAGGCCGAGTCATGATCGAGCTCGTGACGAACGACCGGATCGTCGGCGGTCTGACGACCGAGGCCGCCGAGCGTGCTCGAGACCTCTACCAGCTGTTCTGCCAGGGCGAGATCCACCTGACGAACGCAGTCACGGCGGAGATGGCCAAGCTCGTCGAGAACTCGTTCCGCGACGTGAACATCGCGTTCGCCAACGAGCTCTCGATGATCAGCGACAACCTCGGCATCGACGTCTGGGAACTGATCGATCTTGCGAACCATCACCCTCGCGTGAACATCTTGAAGCCGGGGCCCGGTGTCGGGGGACATTGCATCGCGGTGGATCCCTGGTTCATCGTGGACACGGCACCGGAGGATGCGCGCCTCATCCGCACGGCGCGGGAGGTCAACGACGCCCGACCCCGATGGGTAGTCGAGAAGACCACGCGTCGCGTCTCCCATCTGGACCGTCCGACGGTTGCCGCCCTCGGGCTTGCCTTCAAGGCGGACATCGACGACCTGCGCGAGTCCCCTGCCGTCGCGATCGTCCGAGAGATCGCAGAGACCATGCCACGAGCCCGAGTGGTGGTGGTCGAGCCGCACATCGATGACCTTCCGTCGGAATTGAAATCGCTGGACAACGTCGAACTCGTCGACCTCGAGCTCGCCCTCGAGGTCGCGGACACGACGATCCTGCTCGTCGATCACGCGGTCTTCCGGTCGTCCGCCTCGCGTCTGCGGCACCTTGAGTCGCTCATAGACACCCGAGGGCTCGCCTCCTCTTGGTCGCCCTGA